A window from Streptomyces griseiscabiei encodes these proteins:
- a CDS encoding TcmI family type II polyketide cyclase, with amino-acid sequence MHSTLIVARMDVESSAQVAELFADFDRSEMPHRMGTRRRQLFSYNGLYFHLQDFDGENGGELIQEARTDPRFVRISDDLKPFVAAYDPATWRSPADAMASRFYDWTAER; translated from the coding sequence ATGCACAGCACCCTGATCGTGGCGCGGATGGACGTGGAGTCCAGCGCGCAAGTCGCCGAGCTGTTCGCCGACTTCGACCGGTCCGAGATGCCGCACCGCATGGGCACCCGGCGCCGTCAGCTGTTCTCGTACAACGGCCTGTACTTCCACCTCCAGGACTTCGACGGCGAGAACGGCGGCGAACTGATCCAGGAGGCCAGGACCGACCCGCGGTTCGTGCGGATCAGCGACGACCTGAAGCCGTTCGTCGCGGCGTACGACCCCGCGACCTGGCGCTCTCCCGCCGACGCGATGGCCAGCCGCTTCTACGACTGGACGGCCGAACGGTGA